The window TTTCTTTATTCCGCCAAGCCAGGGCGAAATACGCGCTTCAAGATCGGCGTAGCTTTCGCCTCCGATGGGTCGCCAATGAAACGGATCCAAAGATTTGGCAGCGACGCCCGCCGGGTCTTTGCTCGGAAGTTCAGCGGCGAGTTCGCCTTCCCAGTGGCCATAGCTCAATTCGACGATCCGGTCGTCCGTTGCGAACGCCTCGGGATTGAGCCCAAGAGCCGTGCGAACGATGCGCATCGTCTCGGAAGCTCGTCCGAGCGGGCTCGATACGAAATCGACGGCTGTTGGGTCTGAAAGCAGCGACTTCAGCAGGTCACCGTGACGCTTCGCTTGCGCGCGGCCGGTGGCATTCAATGGAATGTCGCGCTGGCCCTGATAGCGTGCGTCCCGATTCCAATCGGTTTCGCCGTGACGGATGAAGTAGAGGATCGTGCCGGGCCGAAGCAGGCCCGGCGATTGGGTGCTCAAGTCTCGTCGCTCTTCACGACCGAAATGTCGGGAGCGTCCTCGTTCTTCATGCCCTGCAGGTGATAGCCGCTATCGACGTGATGAATTTCGCCCGTCACACCGCGCGAGAGATCGGATAGCAGATAAAGACCAGCGCCGCCGACGTCTTCGATGGTGACGTTACGGCGGAGGGCGGAGTTGTACTCGTTCCATTTCAGAATGTAGCGGAAGTCCGCGATGCCTGCCGCTGCGAGCGTTTTGATCGGTCCTGCGGAAATGGCGTTCACGCGAATGCCGGTGCGTCCAAGGTCTGCCGCGAGATAGCGGACGCTGGCTTCCAGTGCGGCTTTGGCGATGCCCATGACGTTGTAATGCGGCATGACCTTTTCGGCGCCGTAGTAGGTGAGCGTTACGAGCGAGCCGCCGTCCGGCATCAACTTCTCGGCGCGCTTGGCGAGCGCGGTGAAGGAATAGCAGGAGATCAAAAGGCTCTGCGTGAAGTTCTTTTCCGTCGTATCGACGTAGCGGCCGTCGAGTTCGTTCTTGTCGGAAAACGCGATCGCGTGAACGAGGAAGTCGAGACGACCCCAGGTCTTCTCGAGCGTTTCGAAGACTGCGTCCATCGACGCGGCGTCGGTCACGTCGCAGGGGAGAACGAGTTTCGTTCCAAGCTCGGCAGCAAGCGGCTGAACCCGCTTCTTCAGCGCGTCGCCTTGATATGTGAGCGCGATCTCGGCTCCCTGCGCGGCGCATGCCTTGGCGATGCCCCAGGCGATCGAACGATTGTTCGCAACGCCCATGATCAGGCCGCGCTTCCCGGCCATCAATTGCCCCGCGGCGACGGGAGTGGTGGTTTCAGACCCCGTCATGGGCTCAATTTCCTTAGATATTCCGGATATGTAATTGGGTTGTTGGGGTGCATCCTACACAAATGCAACCGGTGGTCCAGATGGCGAAAAGGGCCTAATGCGCGGCGATTGGCCCCTTTCGACGGATTTGGCCGAACTCGATTAACTGCCGGGCCAAATTAAGTAATTTCGTTTACGTCTCTCAATGCGCGGGTACGGCAAAGGGCTGTCCGGAAAGTTTCGGGCGTTCCGAACTTGCGATGCGGCCGTCGTCGATCGTGATTATCCGGTCGGCGAACTGAAGAGTGCGATGATCGTGAGTAACCGCCAACACCGCACGACGCGTATCCTGCGCGACCTTTGCCAAGAGTTCCATAACCGCGAGGCCGTTCTTGCTGTCGAGTGCCGCCGTCGGTTCGTCGGCGAGGATGACGGACGGCGAACCTGCTAGAGCACGTGCGATCGAAACGCGCTGTTTTTCACCGCCGGACATCTTTGACGGCATCGCTTTGATGCGATGGCCGAGACCAACCGCTTCCAGAGCTTCAGCCGCCTGATCGTAGGCGTCCGGGCCTCTCTGGTCACGCAGGTCCAGGGCGAGCATGACGTTCTCAACGGCAGAGAGAGTTGGAACGAGGTTGTAGGATTGGAAGACAAAGCCGACGTGCTGGCGGCGCAGATTGGCCAATTCCTCTTTGCCCATCGTATGCGTTTCGTATCCGGCGACGTTCAGCTTGCCTTCGGTCGGCGATAGGATGCAGCCGAGGATCGAGAGCAGCGTCGTCTTGCCGGAGCCGGAAGGCCCCATGAGCAGCGTCAACTCTCCGGTGTGCAGTTCGACGTCGATGCCTTTCAGGACTTTCACTTCGTTCGGGGCAGCGCCGAGGACCTTTACGATGCCCTGGGCTTCCAGAATGATCTTGCTGTCAGATGGCGCGGTCATTGGGGTCTCTCCAGAGTTCGGTTAGCGGCTGAATACGACGGCCGGGTCGATCCGGACGACCTTGAGGATGGCGCTGATCGCAGCGAATACGCACATTCCGATGGTGACGGCAAACAATGCGCCACCTAGAGCGGGCGTCATAATGATCGTCAGCTTCGTGTCTTGTGCGGCCTGGATGGCGGCGAGCGCCAGCGCCATGCCGAGAACGTATCCGATGAAACCAGAGAGAACAGCCTGCATCAGGATCACCTTCACAATGTACCCAGCACCTGCGCCCAGAGCGCGGAGCGTCGCGAACTCGTTGATGTGGTCCTTCGTGCTTGAATAAAGCGTCTGAGCGACGATGACGATACCGACAATCAGTCCCAGGAGGGCCCCGGCGATCAAGGCAGCGCCTGCGCCGGTCTGGAAGAGCCAGTAATTCTGGCTGCGGCTGCGGAATTCCGCCTGCGACAGAACCTCGGTATCCGGGAGGCGGCGCTGAATTTCAGCCCGTACCGTTTCCAGGTCGGCATCCGGCTGGAGCGTAACGCGCTGGTAGGATGCCTGGTCTTGGTCGGCGCCAGCCAGGCGGCGCGATTCCTCGATCGAGGTGAAGACGAACGGTAGCGTCGTGAAGGAGCGGATGCGTTTGGTTACGGCGACGAGTTCGACGGAGGCCCCGTTGAGTTCAGCGTGGCTTCCGAGGCGGTCGACGCCGAGATCCTTGAAGTAGCTTTCGTCGATTGCAACGGTGCCGGGCGCTTCCAGCGCATCGCGGCTGCCTTTGACGATGTTCCAGGGAAGCGCATTCGGGCTGTCGCCTGCCGTTCCGATCAACAGCACGGTGTTCGTGCCGCCCGCAGGCTTCCTCCAGCGCGCGAAGGACACGACCATATCTTCGGAATTTTCGACGCCGGGTGTCGAGAGCGTCATGTGACGTTCGCGTCCCGACAGGAATGACGGATCGTCATAGCTCTTGGTGCCGAGCGGAATGACCCAGAGATCAGCGGGGGCGGCGTCGATGATCGCGGAGATCTTGTTCTGCGAACCGAGATAGATGCCCGACTGGACCGCCACCAGAACCACCGAAAAGACGATGCCGACGATCGTTACGAAGAAGCTCATGCGATCGTGGAACAGATTGCGGTAGGCGAGCTTCACGACCATCGGCATAGAGCGGCGGCCAGTGCCACTGCGCTTCATCGGTTTCGCCTGCGGAGCGGCTTCAAAGGGTGTGTTTGCTGCGAGTTCCATGACCTGCCCCTCCTTGAGGCGTTGGCCGGTTGATTGCGTTCGGCTGATTGCGGGTTGCCAGGTGTGGTGTTGTTCAGTCTTTGCAGGGGACATCGACGAGGCCGGCAGTGGCTGCCGAATAGCGGCGGCAGATCTGCTTGGTTTCGGCGGTTGATGCGGTTTTCGTTTCGGTGGACGGCGTCGCTGCAGTTTTGACCGGCTTGGAGTCCGTCGTGGTTGTCGAAGCGGTCGTGACCGGAGCTGCCGTTTCAGTCTTGTTCGGAGCAGGCGTCGTCTTGGCGATTTCGGTCGTGGTGGCGGGATCGCTCGATAGCTTGTCTTCGAGCTTCGCCGTTTTCACCAGCGCCTTCGGCTGCGGTTTGGCGGCGGTTACGACAGGCTTGGCGATGGGTTTCTTCGGCTGAGCGATGCGGCGGGGCGCTGGGCGGCGATCGTAGTCACGGTCATAGCCGCGATCATAGTTCTGGTGGGGATGGGCAACGAAGGAGCCGAGCGGGAAGCCGAAGCCGACGCGAATGCTGCCTGCGTTGGTAGCGCTGGTCAGTGTTGTTCCGGCGAGCAGAGCGGCGAGGGCGATTGCGATCTTGGTCATTGGAGCCTCCTACGGGGCAAAGCTGGTTGTTCGTGTTGGCGCCGGTCATCGCCGGCCATGGGTGAGAGAATGCCGTCTGCTGGCCGCCGCCGCTGTTCCGGCCGGAACACGACTGCGAGGTGCGGAGAATTTTTATTTTTTTAATTAAAACAGGTATTTATGCGGCCGCGGAGCGCGCGGTGGCGATGTCCGCGACGGGAGCGACGGCGGGTTCTCCGGTGAGCGCGCGTGCAAACCGATCGATCGCTTCGACAACGAGGTGGCGCTGCCGATCGATGGTTACGATGTGATAGCAGTCGTCCAGGATCTGCAGGTCGACCGGGCCTTTGATGCCGTCGCGCAGATAGGTGGCGTTGGTCATCCCAGCGTAGTCGTCTTCCAGCGGGTGCAGGATCAGCGACGGCTGGCGCACGAACGCGACGAGCTTCTTGGCAGCACTCACCATGCGGCGGTGTTCGAAGACGGCGCCGCCGGGCGTTGCGGGGTGGCCGCATTCAGCCGTGCCGGATGCCGTTCGGGCGCGGCGGATGAAGTCGCGGATGCGCTCGTCCTTGATGCCGTGCGGGTCGTGGTGGGGGAAGCGGAAGAGGTTCGCGAGCCACTTCTGGCGCACGAGCGGAAAGAGCCGCGCGTACCACGGGATCATCCAGCCGTTGAGCCAAAGCGTCGGCGCGAGAAGTGCAGTTGCGTCGACTTTATGCGGGTTTTTCGCTGCCAGCATCACGGCGAGTACGGCGCCTGCGGAAAGTCCCCCAGCGATGACGACATCGCATTCGCTTTTGAGATCATCGAGCGCCTGTTGAGCGCTGCGGTACCAGTCAGTCCAGGTGGAGGCCGTCAATTCGGTGCCGGTGCCGCAGTGTCCGGCGAGCATCGGGCAGTGCACGGTGTAGCCTTGTTTCGCCAATCCGTTTGCGACGAAGCGCATCTCGACCGGTGTGCCGCAGAGCCGATGCAGCAACAGAATTCCGACTTTTCCGCCTTTGATTTTGAAGCCCGTGTCGATTGCCATGATACCCTCGGATGCGTCTGATGACTGTGTTCGCGAGATTTATGCTGAGCGCTGGATTGCAGCAGTTCCGGCGGTGACAGGCGTCAGGCGGCGGCTTGAAATGAGGTTTGCGGGAGGTGTGTGCGTTGCGACGGCGCCGTTGCCGCATCGATGGCGAGAAAGAGCCTATGCGCGCTGAAGCCGAAGCGCGTGTTGAGACGCTGTTCGGAAGCTGCGATCAGTGCCGCCGTCAGAACCTTGAAGCCGCGTTCCAACAGCAGGTTTCTGAGGCGGCGCGCGGCAAAAACGTGAAGCAAGGCGCGAAAGCGCAACGCAATCGGCAAACGCACTTCGGGTTGGTCTGCGAACGCATTCCAGATTTCGCTTTCGAGCGCACGGATCTCGCTCTCCGTTAGCCCCGTGATGAGTGCGAGCCCATGTCCGCGCTGAATCAGAAGATCCATCGGCACTTTGAAATCCGCGGCGTTGACGGATGGGACATCGTCCAGATTGAATTGGGAAGGCATGGTGCGTTTCCTCGCTTGTTGCCTTAAAGGCCGATGCCGCCGAATGCAGACCAGGGCGATCCGGCCAGCACGATGATCTCGCGGGCTTTCAATTCGCCGAGTTCGAAATGAACTTCCTGGCCTTCGAGATCGCGCTGAGAATTGAGGATCGCCGTCTGCTCGAAGCGGTAATCGCGTCCGTTTTCAGCAGCGATGATGCCGATGCCGAGATCGCCGCGGAATTTTTTGATTGCGCCGTACATGAGGTCTCTCCACTGCCAAGGTTGCGATGAAATTCGTTTGTTGGCGGATCATGCGGAAGACGCGCGTTCGGCGCTGTTCCGGGAGAAACACGACGCGAAGCGGGTGCAGAATTTTTGTGAGTTGGGGAGCTGCGCGCTGTTGGGTCGGCGCGGAAACGGTTGCGGGGAGGAAGACGGAAGGGGCCGCAATCCCCGTACCGTCTTGCCTCCCCGCTCCAGGACCGGCAGCTGCTCCGCTAAGGAGGAAGCGTTACCGCCACTGGCCTGTTCGAACTTTCTATCGATGCTTTGCAAGCATCACGCGGCCGATGGGTTTCGGGAGATCGTCCGCTCCCGTCACTTGAAAAAAGCGTCGGCCCTCATGCCTGGCAGCAACGGCGGATTGCCTGAGAGATCGACGGTTACGGCGAGCACTTCGACATCCATCGGACGGCGCGCGCCGCGCAGTGCGAACTGTGGCGAGGTCAACGACGGTGCGAGTTCCGCGACAACGCCTTCGAATTCCTTGCCTGGATAGGCGTTGCTCTTCACGACGACCTTGCCGCCGAGTTTGATCTTCGAAACATCGATCTCGTCGACCTCGGCTTTCAGGCGGACGACTGACATATCGCCCAGCACCGCGAGGATTTGATCTGGCGAGGGCGCTACCATTTCACCGGCTTTCGCAGGAAGCTGAAGAATGGTTCCGGCGACCGGGGCACGAATGCGTGTTTTTTCCAGCAGAGCTTCTGCGACCTGCACATCCGAGCGTGCGGCTTGCAGCGCCGATTCAAGTCTGTTTGGCGCAGGAATGTCAGACTTGGCCTGTGCTGTGGCGTAAGACGAGCGTTCGTTCTGCAGCTTTTCCTTCGCGCGTTCGACATCCTGACGCGCATCGGCAACGCGGTCGGCGCTGCCTGTACCTTGGCGCTGGGCCTGCAGTTCGAATTCAAGCGCGAAGCGAGCGTTCGTCAGAGCGCGTTCCGCGGAAAATACGTCGTCTTCTGCCTTGCGCAATTCATCGCGTGCGCGATCGAGGGGTTGTGCGTCGCGTTCGCGCTTACGGGATGCAACTTCTGTTTCGGCGGCCTGTAAGCGGG is drawn from Hyphomicrobium methylovorum and contains these coding sequences:
- a CDS encoding histidine phosphatase family protein; the encoded protein is MSTQSPGLLRPGTILYFIRHGETDWNRDARYQGQRDIPLNATGRAQAKRHGDLLKSLLSDPTAVDFVSSPLGRASETMRIVRTALGLNPEAFATDDRIVELSYGHWEGELAAELPSKDPAGVAAKSLDPFHWRPIGGESYADLEARISPWLGGIKKTTVAVSHGGVSRVARGALYDLDRATVPFLAVPQDQILELRSDNLRWL
- the fabI gene encoding enoyl-ACP reductase FabI, whose product is MTGSETTTPVAAGQLMAGKRGLIMGVANNRSIAWGIAKACAAQGAEIALTYQGDALKKRVQPLAAELGTKLVLPCDVTDAASMDAVFETLEKTWGRLDFLVHAIAFSDKNELDGRYVDTTEKNFTQSLLISCYSFTALAKRAEKLMPDGGSLVTLTYYGAEKVMPHYNVMGIAKAALEASVRYLAADLGRTGIRVNAISAGPIKTLAAAGIADFRYILKWNEYNSALRRNVTIEDVGGAGLYLLSDLSRGVTGEIHHVDSGYHLQGMKNEDAPDISVVKSDET
- a CDS encoding ABC transporter ATP-binding protein; amino-acid sequence: MTAPSDSKIILEAQGIVKVLGAAPNEVKVLKGIDVELHTGELTLLMGPSGSGKTTLLSILGCILSPTEGKLNVAGYETHTMGKEELANLRRQHVGFVFQSYNLVPTLSAVENVMLALDLRDQRGPDAYDQAAEALEAVGLGHRIKAMPSKMSGGEKQRVSIARALAGSPSVILADEPTAALDSKNGLAVMELLAKVAQDTRRAVLAVTHDHRTLQFADRIITIDDGRIASSERPKLSGQPFAVPAH
- a CDS encoding ABC transporter permease, with protein sequence MELAANTPFEAAPQAKPMKRSGTGRRSMPMVVKLAYRNLFHDRMSFFVTIVGIVFSVVLVAVQSGIYLGSQNKISAIIDAAPADLWVIPLGTKSYDDPSFLSGRERHMTLSTPGVENSEDMVVSFARWRKPAGGTNTVLLIGTAGDSPNALPWNIVKGSRDALEAPGTVAIDESYFKDLGVDRLGSHAELNGASVELVAVTKRIRSFTTLPFVFTSIEESRRLAGADQDQASYQRVTLQPDADLETVRAEIQRRLPDTEVLSQAEFRSRSQNYWLFQTGAGAALIAGALLGLIVGIVIVAQTLYSSTKDHINEFATLRALGAGAGYIVKVILMQAVLSGFIGYVLGMALALAAIQAAQDTKLTIIMTPALGGALFAVTIGMCVFAAISAILKVVRIDPAVVFSR
- a CDS encoding alpha/beta hydrolase, producing MAIDTGFKIKGGKVGILLLHRLCGTPVEMRFVANGLAKQGYTVHCPMLAGHCGTGTELTASTWTDWYRSAQQALDDLKSECDVVIAGGLSAGAVLAVMLAAKNPHKVDATALLAPTLWLNGWMIPWYARLFPLVRQKWLANLFRFPHHDPHGIKDERIRDFIRRARTASGTAECGHPATPGGAVFEHRRMVSAAKKLVAFVRQPSLILHPLEDDYAGMTNATYLRDGIKGPVDLQILDDCYHIVTIDRQRHLVVEAIDRFARALTGEPAVAPVADIATARSAAA
- a CDS encoding HlyD family secretion protein, which codes for MSTNGNNQRPKRRLLSKIFVVVAAAGAGGLGTIELAKTDLFTSKADASDGLKIENASARIDWVAAAPGRIEPKSGLVRVGAALLGRISEVTVKLNDKVEEGELLIRLDDDEARARLQAAETEVASRKRERDAQPLDRARDELRKAEDDVFSAERALTNARFALEFELQAQRQGTGSADRVADARQDVERAKEKLQNERSSYATAQAKSDIPAPNRLESALQAARSDVQVAEALLEKTRIRAPVAGTILQLPAKAGEMVAPSPDQILAVLGDMSVVRLKAEVDEIDVSKIKLGGKVVVKSNAYPGKEFEGVVAELAPSLTSPQFALRGARRPMDVEVLAVTVDLSGNPPLLPGMRADAFFK